The Methanoregula boonei 6A8 genome has a window encoding:
- a CDS encoding phosphate uptake regulator PhoU — protein sequence MEIRRVQMTGGSSFVVTLPKDWVQEMRIKKNDPVGLIAQPDGTLLVTKKTTDEPIQRVKEIDIGHITDPSFLFRILIGTYITGFTAIRISSKQRFPPFVRTVVRDFTQMTIGQEVVEETDTLITIKDLLNPAEMPFDNTIKRMFVIVRNMHEDAITALETHNHTLASDVINRDMDSDRLNWLIARQTNMIMQNPSLSRKMEVPVGMAMYYHLIGKIIERIGDHAVRIAENAQPVLDADLDPKVVAALKKASILSMQIFDKSIISFFNADIREAHKTIESVSALEHVCGDISNMAFKQDTIAAISVGYISESIRRAGEYSADISENVINYIVEEDQSLRRKSSGK from the coding sequence ATGGAAATACGCCGGGTACAGATGACCGGGGGGTCATCGTTTGTTGTTACGCTGCCCAAAGACTGGGTGCAGGAAATGCGGATTAAGAAAAACGATCCTGTCGGGTTGATTGCGCAGCCGGACGGAACGCTGCTGGTCACGAAGAAAACCACCGATGAGCCGATCCAGCGGGTCAAGGAGATCGATATCGGGCATATCACGGACCCCTCGTTTCTCTTCCGGATCCTGATTGGGACATATATCACCGGGTTTACCGCGATCCGGATCAGCTCGAAGCAGCGTTTTCCCCCGTTTGTCCGGACCGTTGTGCGGGATTTTACCCAGATGACCATCGGGCAGGAGGTTGTAGAGGAGACGGACACTCTCATTACGATAAAGGATCTCCTCAATCCCGCTGAGATGCCCTTTGACAACACCATCAAGAGGATGTTTGTCATCGTAAGAAACATGCACGAGGATGCGATTACTGCACTCGAGACGCACAACCACACCCTTGCCAGTGACGTGATCAACCGGGATATGGACTCAGACCGGCTTAACTGGCTGATCGCCCGCCAGACCAACATGATCATGCAGAACCCCTCCCTTTCAAGGAAGATGGAGGTCCCGGTGGGCATGGCCATGTATTACCACCTGATCGGCAAGATCATCGAGCGGATCGGGGATCACGCCGTACGGATTGCAGAGAACGCCCAGCCGGTGCTGGATGCCGATCTCGATCCAAAGGTTGTGGCAGCCCTCAAGAAAGCCAGTATCCTTTCCATGCAGATCTTTGACAAGAGCATCATCTCATTTTTCAATGCGGATATCCGTGAGGCCCACAAGACCATCGAGTCGGTCTCGGCGCTGGAACATGTCTGCGGGGACATCAGCAATATGGCGTTCAAGCAGGACACCATCGCGGCGATCTCGGTTGGCTATATCTCCGAAAGCATACGGAGGGCCGGAGAATACTCAGCAGATATCTCCGAGAACGTGATCAACTACATTGTGGAAGAAGACCAGTCGCTGCGCCGGAAATCTTCCGGAAAATAA
- the lonB gene encoding ATP-dependent protease LonB, whose translation MENAKPEEPVQEINAPGSPQQESAVAGPAGTGPTAPAQAAHQVEGASSQIEVPPKLIDQVIGQERAVEVIRKAATQRRHVMMIGSPGTGKSMLAKAMAELLPKEELQDIMVYPNSDDPNNPIIRTVAAGRGKQIVAAHKIEAKKKVQFRNTLLLILIIGIIGYAFITMQWLMGIIAAAFVFMALRYTMPREEAMVPKLLVANDVKSNAPFIDGTGSHAGALLGDVRHDPFQSGGLETPAHDRVEAGAIHRSNCGVLFIDEINTLDPHSQQNLLTALQEGEFPITGQSERSSGAMVRTEPVPCRFVMVAAGNLDAIQGMHPALRSRIRGYGYEVYMAESMEDTPENQQKYIRFIAQEVKNDGKIPHFDKSAIDEIIREARRRSNRKGHLTLKLRDMGGLIRVAGDIARQEGATLTTAAHVITAKKTARSIEDQVSDEVTRHLREYEMTVVEGTRVGRVNGLAVTGSDAGSVLPIMAEVTPAIGKEGGEVIATGLLKEIAQESIKNVSAILKKFTGKDVKNIDIHIQFIGTYMGIEGDSASISVATAVISAIEGIPVRQDLAMTGSLSVRGDVLPVGGVTYKIEAAAKAGIKTVLIPRMNINDVLIEEQYKSKITIIPVDTIDEVLKHALVPENMDGFLSKLKKMAVRSTSAFAEAPVINTTTA comes from the coding sequence ATGGAAAATGCAAAACCAGAAGAACCGGTTCAGGAGATCAATGCTCCAGGGTCCCCCCAGCAGGAATCCGCTGTTGCAGGACCGGCAGGAACCGGGCCTACGGCACCGGCCCAGGCTGCACATCAGGTGGAGGGAGCATCCTCCCAGATCGAGGTTCCGCCCAAGCTCATTGACCAGGTGATCGGCCAGGAGCGTGCGGTCGAGGTTATCCGGAAAGCGGCAACCCAGCGCCGTCACGTTATGATGATCGGGAGCCCGGGGACCGGCAAGTCGATGCTTGCCAAGGCAATGGCCGAGCTCCTGCCAAAAGAGGAGCTTCAGGACATCATGGTGTACCCGAACTCCGATGATCCCAACAACCCTATCATACGGACCGTAGCGGCAGGCCGTGGCAAGCAGATCGTTGCTGCCCACAAGATCGAGGCCAAGAAAAAGGTCCAGTTCAGGAACACCCTTCTCCTGATCCTCATCATCGGCATCATTGGATATGCGTTTATCACCATGCAGTGGCTCATGGGGATCATCGCGGCCGCGTTTGTCTTTATGGCGCTCCGGTATACGATGCCCCGCGAGGAAGCGATGGTGCCCAAGCTGCTTGTTGCAAACGATGTGAAGAGCAACGCACCGTTCATTGACGGGACCGGCTCGCATGCCGGGGCATTGCTGGGCGATGTACGGCATGACCCGTTCCAGAGCGGCGGCCTTGAGACTCCTGCCCACGACCGCGTGGAGGCAGGGGCGATCCACCGTTCTAACTGCGGGGTACTCTTCATCGATGAGATCAACACGCTTGATCCCCACTCCCAGCAGAATCTCCTGACCGCACTCCAGGAAGGGGAATTTCCTATTACCGGCCAGAGCGAGCGCTCGAGTGGTGCCATGGTCAGGACCGAGCCCGTCCCCTGCCGGTTTGTGATGGTCGCAGCCGGCAACCTTGATGCAATCCAGGGTATGCACCCGGCGCTGCGGTCCCGTATCCGCGGCTATGGGTACGAAGTCTACATGGCCGAAAGCATGGAAGACACACCGGAAAACCAGCAGAAATACATCCGGTTCATCGCTCAGGAAGTCAAGAACGATGGGAAGATCCCGCACTTCGATAAGAGTGCCATTGACGAAATTATCCGCGAGGCCCGCAGACGCTCCAACCGCAAGGGTCACCTGACCCTGAAGCTCCGTGATATGGGCGGCCTGATCCGGGTTGCCGGTGACATTGCCCGGCAGGAAGGGGCAACGCTGACCACCGCGGCCCATGTCATCACAGCAAAGAAGACGGCCCGGTCGATCGAGGACCAGGTTTCCGATGAGGTTACCCGTCACCTCCGTGAATACGAGATGACCGTGGTTGAAGGGACCCGGGTCGGGCGGGTGAACGGCCTTGCCGTCACCGGCAGCGACGCCGGCTCGGTCCTGCCCATTATGGCTGAAGTAACCCCTGCGATCGGGAAGGAAGGCGGTGAAGTGATTGCCACCGGTCTCTTAAAGGAGATTGCGCAGGAGTCCATCAAGAATGTCAGCGCCATTCTCAAAAAGTTCACCGGCAAGGATGTGAAAAATATCGATATCCACATCCAGTTCATCGGCACGTACATGGGTATAGAGGGAGATTCTGCATCCATCAGTGTGGCAACCGCTGTAATCAGCGCGATCGAGGGAATACCCGTCCGGCAGGACCTTGCCATGACCGGGTCGCTCTCTGTCCGGGGCGATGTGCTCCCGGTTGGTGGCGTTACCTACAAGATCGAGGCTGCGGCAAAAGCCGGGATCAAGACCGTGCTCATCCCGAGGATGAACATCAACGATGTCCTGATCGAAGAACAGTACAAATCGAAGATAACGATCATCCCGGTTGACACTATCGATGAAGTGCTCAAGCATGCGCTTGTCCCCGAGAACATGGACGGCTTCCTCTCCAAACTCAAGAAGATGGCAGTCCGTTCCACCTCGGCCTTTGCCGAGGCCCCGGTGATCAATACAACCACGGCATGA
- a CDS encoding phospholipase C/P1 nuclease family protein, with amino-acid sequence MVRTVENWTETTHLDLTDIAALRMGLSRSQREVLCSSIMVPDRWGTLEKIRHYMPLCSIFAGELTRDAIRTVRRVPDQMAGLEKLGYAMHFLQDAGNPWHGRPLLPSCQKNHTMYEEYVARNMRDGFCFRNSLLDTPDRWILHPLFTERIGEGAAYLARHAVRHFAFLDTCIRTDRKWQESEEVARVTRSLLAACLQMCETQIHSFSIRAESQAVRSIRLPVAVTWTFLGSDERRLAI; translated from the coding sequence ATGGTCCGCACTGTTGAGAACTGGACAGAAACGACACATCTTGACCTCACCGATATTGCAGCGCTCCGCATGGGACTTTCCCGTTCCCAGCGGGAGGTGCTCTGTTCGAGCATAATGGTGCCGGACCGGTGGGGAACGCTGGAGAAGATACGCCATTACATGCCGCTTTGTTCCATCTTTGCCGGTGAACTGACACGGGATGCCATCCGAACCGTGCGACGGGTCCCCGACCAGATGGCAGGGCTGGAAAAACTCGGCTATGCGATGCACTTCCTCCAGGACGCAGGAAACCCATGGCACGGCCGGCCTCTTCTCCCTTCGTGCCAGAAAAACCATACGATGTACGAAGAGTATGTGGCACGGAATATGCGGGATGGGTTTTGTTTCCGTAACTCTCTTTTGGATACACCGGACCGGTGGATCCTCCACCCCCTCTTCACCGAAAGGATTGGGGAGGGGGCTGCGTACCTGGCCAGGCATGCAGTAAGACATTTCGCCTTTCTGGATACCTGCATCCGGACCGACCGGAAATGGCAGGAGAGCGAGGAGGTTGCCCGGGTGACCCGGTCCCTTCTTGCTGCATGCCTGCAGATGTGCGAGACACAGATCCATTCGTTTTCGATCCGGGCAGAGTCTCAGGCAGTTCGATCGATCCGCCTGCCGGTTGCGGTAACCTGGACATTCCTTGGATCCGATGAACGGAGACTTGCGATCTAA
- a CDS encoding type II secretion system F family protein: protein MAAESDSFEKFFEMYKRFCYTFGRSFDRNPNRDIIKLIYQADLEMTPGMFTSLWIVSTILVGSVMVLVASIIFLVPQSPFAIPSPAPYILLFALIGSAAIAIGFPFYLQNQIENKKRDIDTQIPYALAFMSILASSGATPLDIIRRIAREDYGQISNEFRKVLFRVDILGEDVVTAMNGLVQNTPSDLFRDICIDITNIIYGGGGLKSYLETKSKELMAIRRQTYKEFVESLAVFGEGYLGGVVMTITLAILGVVISGALGIQLGPFSAHDMFNYLIYLLIPLINVVFLQMLAVKYSTNP, encoded by the coding sequence ATGGCTGCGGAATCGGACAGTTTTGAGAAGTTTTTTGAGATGTACAAGCGCTTCTGCTACACGTTCGGCCGCTCCTTTGATCGCAACCCGAACCGTGATATCATCAAGCTGATCTACCAGGCAGATCTCGAAATGACACCGGGAATGTTCACATCCCTATGGATAGTTTCCACAATCCTTGTCGGTTCTGTCATGGTACTGGTCGCTTCTATCATCTTTCTCGTTCCCCAGAGCCCGTTTGCCATACCCAGCCCGGCACCTTATATCCTGCTCTTTGCCCTGATTGGATCGGCAGCAATTGCCATTGGCTTTCCCTTCTACCTGCAGAACCAGATAGAGAACAAAAAAAGGGATATCGATACCCAGATCCCCTATGCCCTTGCCTTCATGTCGATCCTTGCCAGTTCGGGCGCTACCCCGCTGGATATCATCAGGAGGATTGCACGGGAGGATTACGGGCAGATCTCAAACGAGTTCCGCAAGGTGCTCTTCCGGGTGGATATCCTCGGAGAGGACGTGGTAACGGCCATGAACGGCCTTGTGCAGAACACGCCGTCCGATCTGTTCCGGGACATCTGCATCGATATAACCAACATCATCTACGGCGGTGGCGGGCTGAAATCTTACCTGGAGACCAAGTCAAAAGAACTCATGGCAATCCGGCGCCAGACCTATAAGGAGTTCGTGGAGTCCCTTGCCGTATTCGGGGAAGGATACCTTGGTGGGGTTGTTATGACGATCACCCTCGCCATCCTGGGAGTTGTGATCTCAGGGGCGCTGGGCATCCAGCTGGGCCCGTTCTCTGCGCATGACATGTTTAACTACCTGATCTACCTGCTGATCCCGCTCATCAACGTGGTCTTCCTGCAGATGCTTGCCGTGAAATATTCGACCAATCCCTGA
- the thsA gene encoding thermosome subunit alpha, whose product MLSGQPIIILKDNVDRNTGKEAQRSNIMAAKAIAGAVRTTLGPRGMDKMLVGSTGDIVITNDGATILQEISVQHPGAKMVIEVAKTQDDEVGDGTTTAVVIAGSLMEQAEYLLEQGIHPTVIAQGYRLGMEKALEITVSLSHKVDPKDRKTLVKIADTAITGKSIESVKGKLDGIIVDAVMAIAEKTNGKYLADEDDVMIKKQKGRAMDDAELVRGVILDKKRVSEDMPKKVSGAKVALIATPLEITKTQVKAKIKISSADQIAAFSEQERATLKKLADAIVDSGANVVFCQKGIADPVQFFLAKNGIYAVEDVPEKDLKYAARALGANIVNKPDDLTAKDLGHAEVVEEDNDIDVTRISGCKNPKTITILLRGTSDYLLDELERAVVDGTRVVMDAIEDGTFVVGGGAVETELLMKIREYAETVGGRVQLAIEGYAKAFETIPRTLAENSGYNPIDKLVALKNAHAKGKKSAGLNVYTGEIVDMAAEGVIEPLRSKRQSIESASETAIMLIRVDDMMITQNKPAMPPMA is encoded by the coding sequence ATGTTATCTGGTCAACCAATCATCATTCTCAAAGACAATGTAGACCGTAATACCGGCAAGGAGGCACAGCGCTCGAATATCATGGCCGCAAAAGCGATTGCCGGAGCGGTCCGGACCACCCTTGGCCCCCGCGGCATGGACAAGATGCTCGTCGGATCAACCGGCGACATTGTTATCACCAACGACGGTGCAACCATCCTCCAGGAGATCTCGGTCCAGCACCCCGGTGCAAAGATGGTCATCGAAGTGGCAAAGACCCAGGACGACGAAGTCGGCGACGGGACCACCACCGCGGTGGTCATTGCCGGCTCGCTCATGGAACAGGCAGAGTACCTCCTGGAGCAGGGTATTCACCCGACCGTGATCGCACAGGGCTACCGCCTGGGCATGGAAAAGGCACTCGAGATCACCGTGTCACTCTCGCACAAGGTCGATCCCAAGGACCGGAAAACCCTTGTAAAGATCGCTGACACTGCGATCACCGGAAAGTCCATCGAATCGGTCAAGGGAAAACTCGACGGCATCATCGTTGACGCCGTGATGGCCATTGCAGAGAAGACAAACGGCAAGTACCTCGCTGATGAAGACGATGTAATGATCAAGAAGCAGAAGGGCCGGGCCATGGACGATGCCGAGCTTGTCCGTGGAGTGATCCTTGACAAGAAACGCGTAAGCGAAGACATGCCAAAGAAGGTCTCCGGGGCAAAGGTCGCACTTATCGCAACTCCTTTGGAAATCACAAAAACCCAGGTGAAGGCAAAGATCAAGATCTCAAGTGCCGACCAGATTGCGGCCTTCTCCGAGCAGGAACGGGCAACCTTAAAGAAACTCGCTGACGCGATTGTGGATTCCGGCGCAAACGTGGTCTTCTGCCAGAAGGGTATCGCAGACCCGGTCCAGTTCTTCCTTGCAAAGAACGGCATCTATGCAGTTGAGGACGTCCCCGAAAAAGACCTCAAGTACGCTGCCCGGGCACTCGGTGCAAATATCGTGAACAAGCCCGACGACCTGACCGCAAAGGATCTCGGCCATGCAGAGGTTGTCGAAGAGGACAACGATATCGATGTCACCAGGATCTCAGGCTGCAAGAACCCCAAGACGATCACCATCCTGCTGAGGGGTACAAGCGACTACCTGCTCGACGAGCTCGAGCGTGCAGTGGTTGACGGAACCCGCGTTGTTATGGACGCGATCGAGGACGGAACCTTTGTCGTTGGTGGCGGTGCAGTCGAGACCGAACTTCTCATGAAAATCCGGGAGTACGCCGAAACCGTCGGGGGCCGGGTCCAGCTGGCAATCGAAGGGTATGCAAAGGCATTCGAGACAATCCCCCGCACCCTTGCAGAGAACTCAGGCTACAACCCCATTGACAAGCTCGTTGCACTCAAGAACGCCCATGCAAAGGGCAAGAAGAGTGCAGGACTCAATGTCTATACCGGGGAAATCGTGGATATGGCAGCGGAAGGCGTCATCGAACCGCTCCGGTCAAAGCGCCAGTCTATTGAGAGTGCATCCGAAACGGCCATCATGCTGATCCGCGTGGACGACATGATGATCACCCAGAACAAGCCGGCTATGCCCCCCATGGCATAG
- a CDS encoding ribose-phosphate diphosphokinase, whose translation MKVISTEKSQVLAARIAEALGAATADVKFARFPDGELYLAAGALDDETVIVGSVTDNDALVQLLLLIDACEGSDIHLVLPYMAYARQDKKFKDGEPISARAIARVFGRNVADCITVNIHEPDVLKYFGVPTQNLSLARDVGAYISSLGLDNPLILAPDDGALSFAKGVAAAGGWDCDSLEKTRLSGSEVRIAPKNLSSASRSVVIVDDIISTGGTIVTAAGMLYQQGATEVYAACVHGVLIGGAYVRLKASGIKEISCSDTIERACSWFSAADCIASAIRK comes from the coding sequence ATGAAAGTGATCAGCACGGAAAAATCTCAGGTCCTTGCCGCCCGGATCGCGGAAGCCCTGGGCGCAGCGACTGCCGATGTGAAATTCGCCCGGTTCCCGGATGGCGAGCTGTACCTTGCAGCGGGCGCACTTGACGATGAGACCGTCATTGTCGGCAGTGTGACCGACAATGATGCCCTTGTCCAGCTGCTCCTGTTGATCGACGCCTGTGAGGGTTCAGACATCCATCTCGTCCTTCCGTACATGGCCTACGCCCGCCAGGACAAGAAGTTCAAGGATGGCGAACCGATCAGCGCCCGTGCAATTGCCCGCGTTTTTGGGCGGAATGTAGCCGACTGCATCACGGTCAACATCCACGAGCCGGACGTGCTGAAATACTTTGGCGTGCCCACGCAGAACCTCTCACTTGCCCGGGATGTCGGGGCATACATCAGTTCCCTCGGCCTTGATAACCCGCTTATCCTTGCCCCTGACGATGGGGCACTCTCCTTTGCAAAGGGCGTTGCAGCTGCGGGAGGCTGGGACTGCGACAGCTTGGAGAAGACCCGGCTTTCCGGCTCAGAGGTAAGGATTGCACCCAAGAATCTCTCTTCCGCATCCCGTTCCGTGGTTATTGTCGATGATATTATTTCCACCGGCGGTACCATTGTCACTGCTGCCGGCATGCTGTACCAGCAGGGGGCAACTGAGGTCTACGCTGCCTGTGTTCACGGGGTCCTGATCGGCGGAGCATATGTGCGCCTCAAGGCGAGCGGAATAAAAGAGATCTCCTGCAGCGACACAATCGAGCGGGCCTGCAGCTGGTTCTCGGCTGCTGATTGTATTGCGTCTGCCATCAGGAAGTAA
- a CDS encoding NOB1 family endonuclease translates to MTGQDIIGQKGTKCILDSSVFFADYPVQGECYTTPLVVDELLDLKSKCRYDLLVAAGLRVQAPEAGDLLRVRETARKTGDLPVISATDCDVLALALGLSATILTDDFAIQNVAATLKITVQPLRQRAAKPIAWKYRCSGCGRYYKTDGECPVCGATIKRKLK, encoded by the coding sequence ATGACAGGGCAGGACATCATAGGGCAAAAGGGCACAAAATGCATCCTTGATTCCTCGGTCTTTTTTGCGGATTACCCGGTGCAGGGCGAGTGCTACACTACACCTTTGGTGGTGGATGAGCTTCTGGACCTCAAAAGCAAATGCCGGTACGACCTGCTTGTTGCAGCCGGGCTCCGGGTACAGGCCCCGGAGGCCGGCGATCTTCTCCGGGTAAGGGAGACCGCACGAAAAACCGGTGATCTTCCGGTGATATCGGCGACAGACTGCGACGTGCTTGCGCTTGCACTTGGCCTTTCTGCCACGATCCTCACTGACGATTTTGCGATCCAGAACGTGGCGGCAACCCTCAAAATTACGGTGCAGCCGCTCCGGCAGCGGGCGGCAAAACCGATCGCATGGAAGTACCGGTGCAGCGGCTGCGGCCGTTACTACAAGACCGACGGCGAGTGCCCGGTCTGCGGCGCAACAATCAAACGAAAACTTAAATAG
- a CDS encoding glycosyltransferase family protein, whose translation MGSVFVSPLNWGLGHASRDLPIIRELLRCGHEVTIGASGNALAFLKRECPECSFILFEDYPVPHNNGMIFLPTYTAYIPTLINAYVSERRKAEKIFSQNAFDLIISDSRSGVYSDRIPSIQITHQLHQSLPLIAWPLELLGVYIQADAFSKFERIVVPDNEPDKEALAGKLSRTTLVPSLRDRIYYCGILASVKKEPTKKDIDYLVVISGMEPQRTALEKILLRQVSHLPGKKVVLLGKPSVDQKKILDDRTEIYSFISGEEKSRLMSRARFIICRSGYTTMMDIAEAGIKNGLFIPTPGQWEQEYLSRYYEDEGWFLSRSQYGLRLARDVARADKFSGFPAMVTTDENVRRLYRDVFSEYL comes from the coding sequence ATGGGATCCGTATTTGTATCTCCCTTAAACTGGGGGCTTGGCCATGCATCGCGAGACCTGCCCATTATCCGCGAACTGCTCCGTTGCGGGCACGAGGTCACTATTGGTGCCAGCGGAAATGCCCTTGCATTTCTTAAAAGGGAATGCCCGGAATGCAGTTTTATCCTGTTCGAGGACTACCCGGTTCCCCACAACAACGGCATGATATTTTTGCCAACCTATACGGCATACATTCCCACACTCATTAACGCTTATGTTTCAGAGCGCAGAAAGGCAGAAAAAATATTTTCGCAAAATGCGTTCGATCTCATCATCAGTGATTCGCGATCGGGCGTCTATTCCGACAGGATCCCGTCGATCCAGATCACCCACCAACTCCACCAGAGCCTGCCCCTCATTGCCTGGCCGCTTGAACTGCTTGGGGTGTACATACAGGCGGATGCATTTTCCAAGTTTGAACGGATTGTAGTGCCGGACAATGAACCAGACAAGGAAGCCCTCGCAGGAAAACTCTCCCGCACCACACTTGTTCCCAGCCTCCGCGACAGGATCTATTATTGCGGAATTCTGGCAAGCGTGAAAAAAGAACCGACAAAAAAAGATATTGACTATCTTGTCGTCATCTCCGGCATGGAGCCCCAGCGGACGGCTCTTGAAAAGATCTTACTCAGGCAGGTTTCCCATCTCCCCGGGAAAAAAGTGGTGCTGCTGGGAAAACCCTCAGTTGACCAGAAAAAAATCCTGGATGATAGAACGGAGATCTACTCGTTCATATCCGGCGAAGAAAAATCCCGGCTCATGTCACGGGCCCGGTTTATTATCTGTCGTTCGGGGTATACCACCATGATGGATATCGCCGAGGCAGGAATAAAAAATGGGCTCTTTATCCCGACACCCGGGCAGTGGGAGCAGGAGTACCTCTCCCGTTATTACGAAGACGAGGGGTGGTTTCTCTCCCGGAGCCAGTACGGGCTCAGGCTCGCCCGGGACGTGGCCCGGGCCGACAAATTTTCCGGATTTCCCGCGATGGTGACAACAGACGAGAACGTCCGCCGGTTGTACCGGGACGTGTTTTCAGAGTATCTCTAA
- a CDS encoding orotate phosphoribosyltransferase-like protein: MSSLDDLIARAKLLLSEGHSPGQIADELSLSMETVTWLLTQANGGSAAPKDVHIDWTAVSSQAPLLDGIALMLLNRYYGAQKDPAAASADVIVGIALSGIPLATVISVQEAAQLAIYHPAKQNASEHPVGSISGNFAPVAKERCIIVDDVITSGNTMREVVKYLKKHGAVPVAIWVIFDKRGIRDIDGVPVYSLFKISRID; the protein is encoded by the coding sequence ATGTCTTCCCTTGACGATCTGATTGCCCGGGCAAAACTCCTTTTATCCGAGGGTCACAGCCCCGGCCAGATTGCAGACGAGCTCTCACTCTCCATGGAAACGGTGACCTGGCTGTTGACCCAGGCAAATGGCGGATCGGCAGCACCAAAAGACGTTCATATTGACTGGACCGCAGTGAGCAGCCAGGCACCCCTGCTCGATGGGATTGCCCTCATGCTGCTGAACCGGTATTACGGTGCACAGAAAGACCCGGCCGCAGCATCTGCAGACGTGATCGTGGGCATTGCCCTCTCGGGGATTCCTCTTGCAACGGTAATCTCGGTCCAGGAGGCTGCACAGCTTGCCATCTATCATCCTGCCAAGCAGAACGCAAGCGAGCACCCGGTTGGCTCGATCAGCGGGAACTTTGCACCTGTGGCAAAGGAACGCTGCATCATTGTCGATGATGTGATCACATCGGGAAACACGATGAGGGAAGTTGTCAAATATCTCAAGAAGCACGGGGCAGTCCCGGTCGCTATCTGGGTTATCTTCGATAAGCGCGGCATCAGGGATATTGACGGGGTTCCGGTCTACTCGCTCTTCAAGATATCAAGGATCGACTAA
- a CDS encoding arsenate reductase ArsC, with translation MRADTKNQTVIFVCSFNSVRSPIAEGFLREKGAGKYSVCSAGIAPIRVRPGAIRVMQEINIDISGHTPASLYQYRNQEYDYVVTLCDNVRTTAQEVLQGGDRFIHRNFVSPQEIGKPPDETLADYRRVRDEIGLWIEEIFPQPGQDFPKGTGINSPDRATTQQRTYGPP, from the coding sequence GTGAGAGCAGATACGAAAAATCAGACGGTTATCTTTGTCTGCTCTTTTAATTCGGTCAGGTCGCCCATTGCAGAAGGGTTTCTCCGTGAGAAAGGCGCCGGGAAATACAGCGTTTGTTCAGCAGGCATTGCACCGATCCGGGTGCGCCCCGGCGCAATCAGGGTCATGCAGGAGATAAATATCGATATTTCCGGCCACACCCCTGCTTCCCTCTATCAGTACCGGAATCAGGAGTATGACTACGTAGTCACTCTCTGCGATAATGTCCGTACGACGGCCCAGGAAGTACTGCAGGGAGGGGACAGGTTTATTCACCGGAACTTCGTCAGCCCCCAGGAGATCGGGAAACCACCTGACGAAACTCTTGCAGATTACCGGCGGGTGCGGGATGAGATCGGGCTCTGGATCGAAGAGATCTTCCCGCAACCAGGGCAGGATTTCCCGAAGGGTACCGGTATAAATAGCCCGGATCGGGCAACGACACAACAGCGTACATACGGACCACCGTAA